A stretch of DNA from Polyodon spathula isolate WHYD16114869_AA chromosome 20, ASM1765450v1, whole genome shotgun sequence:
CTATAAAATGGTTTTACTGCAAGCAGTGGAAAAGATGAGCACCGCACTGCCAATGAGACCTTGCCGTGGGCGTATTAAACACTGTTAAGAGTTTTATACAGTGGTTGTCATTTACTATGTAACTGAAATGTGAAGGGTGCAGAAAGGAGCTAGGCACCCCCTGCTCTGGAGCTCAGTATTGAGACTTGGCTGCTCTGTGGGTGGCCTTCTTTAGCCAGCTTCTGCACAATACTAAGAGGCCCTCTTGACAAAGACCCGGATTTATCGCCTCTTCTCTGCTGTGAGCCCCGTCTCGTCAACGCTTTCCATCTCGGCTGTCTTGTCACTCCCGTTATCTTCCTTTTTGTTGTGCAATGAATCCTTCTCCCCCTTGTTTTATTATCAGAGATAAAACATGCCCATGGTTTTTCCGAGAAGTTTCTCTTCATGTTGCTGCCAGGATGCTGCTGTTGTACAAACAGCTGTACATCAAAACAGGATAGCGCTggtctttatttttgtactggATGATGAAAACGCTGGGAGTTCTGTGTCAGTCAAGCATGAGTCAGTGGGTTTGATATTTTGAAAATACTATTCCTAGATCAGCTGAAGGACAGCAAAGGAATTGACAGAGAAACAGATAAGTATCAAAGAAGAGCCACATGGCTATGCATAGAATGGCTGAGTGGTCTGccatgctctctctcagtaggaGAAAGGTATGAATGAAGGGGCCATGCACTTTGAGGGGCTCCTTCCCAGCAGATTTTAAGAGCCTGGAGAATGTTTTTTGACTTATTTTAGTGTCTATTTCAATTTGTtgttctgccctgtcacactggTCCAGCAAAcactttacacttttttttttaatagtcaacTCTTTAGATTCCAGATTCCAGATTCCACTTCTAGAATGCCTGCTGTATCCAGTTCTACAACAGCAATGAGTTTTAATAGGGGCGTCCTTTGAGCGGTCTGGGGATCAAGGTGCTATTTCTTCAAGCAGTTGCTCCTGTttgtaatttactttaaaaagaacaaaaagccACATAAAAAATAGGCATCCAGTAACTTGAGCATGCTTGAGAGAACTTGGAATGCATTACTTTGCAACTCAGTAACTGACTGCAGTAAACTCTGTGCAGTTGTGTCCTGCAGTTAATGCTGGTAATTACTGATGCAGAACACACTAAGCACAACTATTGTGGTTAAATGGGAGCCTTTTATCTCAAGCTGATCCTTTGAAGAAGGTATCATTAGTAACTCTATACAGCGCAGCTAGTTTAGTTTTATGAGCCAGAGTGGCTCATCTTACTGTTGATGTCAGTTTATACTCTGTGTGTTAAAGCTGTCTTGGAGAGCTGGGGCATTCCAAGGGATCAAGGGGCAGTTGCTTGACCCCTGATGtcaattcattctttttttcagaagACCCTTGAAACACAAGTGGTACCTGGGACATCCCACATGGGGGGTCAAAGTTCAACCAAATGTGCATTTCTGACAGCCACTTTCCCACCATGTGGGGGGCAGTAATGCACGGCTTTCTTTTACAAAGACACATGACACCTGCCCTGGAACCCTTTCCTCCATCACGTGGTTTAtacataatcatcatcatcatcatcatcaaccaTGAACAGAGGAAGCACCTCCCAAGGGTTTAGTCCACTTTAAAAAGAAGCATGTAGGAAGAACCTTCATTCTAGACCGTTTTAGTCAGACTCCTTTCCCAGCAACGCTTGCCTTGCTCAGTGTAATGGCGAGCTGGATTACCCTGAAAGGCTGCATTGTCATCTGCCCAGAGAGCGGTGCTGGTATTGTTTACAGGCACTTGAGTGTCTTACATAAACCTGACCACATTGTAAACCAATATCAAAGAGCCTGAGAAGGCTTGGGGACAGCATGCAGGGTTCAGTGACGGAGTTCGGTTTCAGGATGTCACTGCAGAATAGATTTGGGCGGACGTGTTTTTTCTGTTGTGTATCAAACAGAAGCTCATTGGTTTATATATCAAACAGTTAATCTTATGTAAAGCACTGAGGCCCCATTAACTGTGCTCATACATTGCAAACAGGGCAGGTTTAGGGATCAAGTTGAGCAGCAGTTTGAGCCACTGCAGGTTTGCAGACTTTTAAAACATGATTGTGAATGAAGGGAGTCTTTAAAGGGTGTGAATTGCGAATTATTTAAGTGCATAGGGTAATGATTTGAGCCCTGTACTACAAATGTGTAGCCCTTCTAATTAGACTCACACTAAAAAggtggaatggatcaaactgctatgcaatgggagtcctaaACAATGATCTCTGAATGCAGTGTGATACCCAAGAGACCACAAGGAGGCATCATTGACCCTTCTAGTCCAGATTTGTTGTTCTTTCCCTTCATTATTAAATTGAGTTAAACAGACCTCAGAGGTCCTACTAATTGAATCACTTAATCCCCTGCATTGTTACTGTATGGCCTTGCTCATGTGTGCTGCCTCCATTCTGCTGTAACCAGTTAAACTTTCTGCAATGCAGCACCCCGACAGCCCTTGAGTTTCTCCAGTAACATTGTGCACTGTGCATTGCGTTACTATGGAAATGCAATTTCAAATCTGCCCACTTTAGATATAGTTTGCGTGGGAAgggaaaactattaaaaaataataaatgtcacAGCGATTCAGAAACTTTGTGTGCAGGCTTTCTTTACCACGTGGTCTCTTCTGCAATGTATTAAATGTTGAGACAAGGAGGGGGTTAAGGCTAGTGGAAATGGTGTCCATTAATAAGTCAATAAAGGTTCCCAAAGTCTAGGAGGTCCATAGTGCTCATCCCATCCCATGTGCAACAAACTGAAGAAACAACCAATCCCATTAATTAAGACTAAAGTTAAATGGTGATACTGTACAGTGGGCTTGACATCATTCTTTAAATTAGTGGTAATGTTATTTTATAGTCTTGTTTTTAGAGGGGGTGTTCCCAACAGAAGATCATGCAGAAACACAAATAGCAGCATCTTGTAACCATGCATAAAACAGTGCTGTTCTAAGCTTATCTATTCAGCTTCCATGTATGCCTCTCATCCTACCGTCTGTGAATCTGTTGCATTCAGCACCTTGCCTGGGTGCAGTAAATCAGTTCCCCAGTTAATCCAGTTCTTGTTTGCTCTCTGTGTTTCCGCAGCGAGAGGAGGAGGTGCTGGGAGAGTACGGAGAGTGCGAGATCTTCCCTCCCGATGAGGACGGCATGACCCTGCCCCAGCGAGACAGCCACCGTGAGTCAGACATGGACAGTGCCATAGGGAGCACGCATAGCTCCGAGGGTTCCGACCTGTGCAAGGGAGAGGACAAGGAGGATGGGCTGGGGGGGCTCTTCCTTCACACAGACAAGTGAGTTGAACAAGGCAGTTACAGCTGGGCAGGGCATTCTCACTTCATCTAggtcaggggtgtccaatcaatCAAAAAGGgccgttccactccaggtttaacaggaacAATGAGATGCTGAACTGCTAGATCGAGGTTTGATTggttcagggtctggatggaggtttgatTGGTTCGCAAATCCAATTTTGGGCTGCCCTGCAGTGTTCTTTTCTATTATAGCCCTGTCGACTGCAGGTAGTAGTAATAAACATGTCTATTAGATAGCTCTACAGTCTGTAGGGTAGGGGTATGGTTATGCACCAAGATTTCCACATTGCGTACAGTGTAACTATGCCTAATAACCTTGTAATCATGTGTAAGCACACACgtatttactatgtaaatgtacagtaattggaGAAACTTCATGTCAAGTGTTACCTATGAGTCTGTCTGACTGAGTCTGACCCCAGTTCTGGTGTCGCAGGTCTATCCCACACAACCCCTCGGCCACGTCGGACCTGTCCACGCACTCCACCGCCTCGCTCATCAGCAACGAGGAGCAGTTCGAGGACTACGGGGAGGGGGAGGATGTGGACTACACTCCCAGCAGCCCCTGCCCTGACGACGAAACCAGAACCAACGGCTTTTCTGACCTTGGCTCCTCCGTCTCCTCCAGGTGAGTCCAGGGAGTCTCTTACAGACTCCCAGCCTGCCCCAGAGATGTTAAATAAGGGCTCCACTCTGAGTCCCTTACAGACTTCCAGCCTGCTCCATTTTATTTACACTTGTAGTAGCTTTTTTGCAGAGTTACTCGTTTTCTCTGCTGGCCTAGGAGATATGTATACTTCTGGAAAGCACCTGGAGATACTCTGGTATGATATGGAGTTATATCGGTttgaattgcattgtatttaGTTCATGAGGGTCCCTGATTTTTGGGTGACACCAGTGTTTCTGCCTTGGTTGGAAAAGGCTTAGAAAAGCAACAAGGATACCTTTTAAAATAGCCAAAGAGTAACAAGTTAAAGACAAGTTAGGTTCAAGGAGAGAGACGCACAGGATGTTTGCCGCTGGTGTTCCTGTAAGAAGAGAGGGATCCCTGCAGAGCGTGAATTGGGAGGCAGCTTACCCGAATGGGGGGCTTAATAAGAACGTTATCTGGGTCGTACTGCAAATGAAGGGAGAGTTAATTGCCTGACAGACAGCACCCTTAGGGAGCCCATACAGTCCCTTTGGGAGGGGTTCATTTCATAAACCccttgtggtcctatgtcggatcaggtccaacattacaattttccctttccagtccgatgtcggatatcaaaaagatgtaaagcacagatctctaattgttttttctccgggaaaaagccaagaaaaaatttcaatggccgagtgagaccgataggagccgaatgaagccgaaaaaagggcgtatctgatagccccatgcactacagagataacactgacataacaaaggaggtaactgcttctgcaaccagcgctcaaagaatatcattgacatttgcagagctttttggagatgttatagtaataaaataatgacttggatcgaatTATTGAGGAgactggtgataaaacgagtgatcaggagaggatttatcagtatgcacgtctataaagaggtatgtgaaaaatactgcgaacgagggatggggcttggctgcagGTACAGTGCTGAATGTCcatttgcgattcaatgccttttaaacctgatttactctgaaaaaaaaaaatttaaacagcgcgtgtaaaataaactttgcgtgtgaaaataaattggacctgatgtgcctgacaagcactgaataaatggactgctaagggtaaATGAGTTGACTGACAAGTTTTGCCAAACAAACCTTTATCCCCAGATAGATGACATATAAAGATGCGGTGTGTGCATTTCAATGCAAGGTTTGGTGAAGCAGTTAACCTGATCTGATCCTCAGTGTTAGAATTCCTTCAGAGATCTGAAACACTGCCCCACGTTGTTTGTAGTCATGTGGGTGCACTCTCTGTTGGTATTGGCTTTAAAAGGTTCTTAAGGTTTTTAGACTCCATATtctgtattatttcattttcatccACCCTTATTAGAGCCCCCAAGATCCTTGTCATGTTCAGCTTCACTTACTGTACATATGCTGCATCAGCCAGTTTCTTTGCTGAAACAGTGGGACAGGCAGAGAGGTAAAGGTGCAAACGTTAATGGAATTGAGCAGCTTGAACTAAGAGGGGAAGGCGCAGTGAAAGAgataccaatgcagattaaggGTAGGGCCAAGGATGATTCAGTCCCTGCACCTGTACAGCTTCACATAGTGCAatggctttttttgtgtttttccacAGTGCTGGCCAAACCCCCAGGAAGATGAGGCACGTCTACAACAGTGACCTGCTGGATGTGTACTGCTCCCAGTGCTGCAAGAAAATCAACCTTCTCAACGACCTGGAGGCCAGGCTGAAGAACCTGAAAGCCAACAGGTACCATGCTGGGGACCATGCGTTGTCCATTTCCTTTGAATCCATTTTCAGCAGTTCCCTGGATTCTTCAAGAAGGTTGTGTGTGTTGTTCGGGCCGTGCCCAGGCAGGGTAGTCTCTACTGCTTTGTCCTCATTTTGGGAAGTCACCCAGATCAAAAAGTGATTCCCGTTTGCTAAAGTAAATGTCAGGTCTTCTGGTGCAGTTGATTGTCTGTGTCGTGCATCGCACCCTTCCTCTGGAAAACATACCTCTGCTCAGTGCTGTTGTTTCAGGATAGTTTGTTTACCTGTACGACtagaaaactaacaaaacacatttctcttGTAGGTTTTATTGCCTAAAAAATTGTGCCAGTTAGAGTACTCacgtacattttttgttttctttttcacagtCCCAACAGGAAAATAACAAGCACTGCCTTCGGACGGTAAGTAACTAACAAAACCTTTACTTTGTAAAAGGTTGTACCCAACAGAATACATGATGATGTACACAGATATACAAGTATTAAACATTGCACTATAGCAGAAGCTGAGCTGAAGACAAGCATCTGCAAAGAGAATATATTGTGAGCTCTCCAGCGCACTCCTGTCATAACCAAGCAGAGAGATCAATGCAGCCACACTGGCTCATCGCACTCACCCCCCTGCTCTGCGATGTTCGGCACACACTTATGGGATGGGAATCTTCCTGGTCCGCTCACTTGCTAGATTtatgtgtgtttcattttctcaCAGGCAACTGTTTCACAACAGCAACTTCAGcagcagcaatggcagcacagagGATCTGTTCAGAGACAGCATTGATTCCTGTGACAACGACATCACCGAGAAGGTAAGGAAGAAGCTCTCGATGCAGGAGCtgcgtgtgtgtgcttgcaaTACCATGTGGCTTAATCAACACCAGCATGTCTCTTACACCTCTGTTCTATTGCAGTGTTCTGTTAGATTCAATAGAGATAGAGGTTTTTGGTAGGCATTACAGACACAGGAGTTTGCTTATGAACTGTAAAGTGTTTGGGGTGTGTTCTATAACGTCTGGATTTTAGTTTTAATCATAAAGGGAATCATAAAGCAGTCCTTGATTCCAAACAGATTTTCGTTAAAGACCTGTCAgtcaaaatgaataaatgtaatatagATAGGAGTGTGCACTGTGATACTGTCTGAGCCCCAACAGATACCTCAAATAACCAAAGATACTGTTTGAATCCAAACACTTCAACATCCTCTTTGTCTGTGGCTTGTATTTCCAATTGCCTTTCTATTAAAGAATAGTTTAGTTTAGGATCTAATTTTTTTCCAAAGAGGAACTTGCAGGGAAGTCATGTGCAATGTGTTGGAGGCTGCGGTGTGCTTGATATGCATGCGAGGCAGGTGCGCTACTATTTTACTGAAGCTGGCTTTTTCCCGAGAGCCGCTTTGACGCAGGGACGGGATTAATTTGTTTGGGAAACGCTCCTCAGGTGAGCTCTCTGGAGAAGAAGGTGACGGAGCTGGAGAATGAGAGCTCGCTGAACGGAGACCTGAAGGGCAAGCTGAAGCAGGAGAACACACAACTGGTGCACAGGTACGGCAGCAATAACCATCTGCAACAAACACCTTGCAGGATGAGGGGGAAGCAGGGAAATGATTTGGGGAGATACACAGGGCTGGTGTAGTCGCTTGGGAATTTCCACATGTGCTTTGGCTTATCGTGCTGATGTAGAGTGTCGAACTCTGGCATtggcacagaacaagccatgAGGAACAAACACAAAGATGCAGTAAAAGAAATTGTCCATAAAGTAGAGCAGAGGTGTCCAGTCCCAGTCCTATTAGACAATGCAACTTACAGCAAAGGCACCAGGTCATGATGCAGCCATTTATATGTATCTGAAACATTTGCATATCACAATATATAAATGGTAAAGATTCTCAGCAGAATAAAAGGATGACCAGTAATACTGTTAAAGCTAATAACAGACAGTGATCCCCCACTAGCACGGTGCCAGTGAGCTCAACAGGCTgccctccagaggctggtagctcactgacTGCTGCTAAGCTTCTGGTGTGAAGAGGAGATGGATCGGAGGACAGCCACTGACCTTAAAGTCTGCTGAGCTGCTGCAACGAGGGAACATAATTGAATATTTGGGCATGGAAAGGGATTTGACCCCGGGTGTCGTGCTTGTGTGATCAGGGTCCATGAGCTGGAGGAGCAGATAAAGGACCAGGAGGCACGAGCAGAGCAGGTGCTGGAGGAGGAGATCAAGAGGCACAGAGAGGCCTACGTGAAGATGGAGAGGGAGAAGAGCACAGAGATAGAGCTGCTCAACAACAGGTATGGGCTGAGAAGAGGCACAGGGCTATTGAAAATAGGGACATGCAGCATTAGGAAGTTTGAACGTCATTTAGGAATAAAAGGAAAGTATGAAGGAGGTGCAATTGCAGAAGGTGAGAGTCTTGCATATGCCTTACTAAACCAAATAATTGTGGATTAAGTGAAATTAAGTTTGCATTTCATGAAGCTGCGTATAGTCTTTCAATTTCAAGTCAGGGCTGCCTGTCGAGCCCCTCCTGTTGTTAGTGAGTTTGGCAGGACCATCTCCTGGTTCCAGTCCTAGTGGTTGAGGGAACTGTTTCACCAGCTGGCTTGCTTATTGTCTGAATCCTGTCATTTCCACAGGGTACAGCAACTGGAAGACGAAAACGGGGAAATGGGCAGCAGTGTAAACAGATTAAAATCACAAACAGAGAAACTGGATGAGGTAACTATTTGGTCTTTTGGATTTCTTGTTTTCTAAACAAGAATGTGAAATATTAAAATCTTAATATTCTTCTGCGGCAGTCATCAATCTCCAGATTATATCAATGTAGCCACAAGGGGGAGCTGAGGGGCTAACTTTTGCTCCCCTCGCCTCTTCATGTATTTCCACGTCATGAACCGGTTGTGGGTTTTATTTCCAGGAAAGGCAGCGGATGACATACAAGCTGGAGGACACCAGCCTGCGGCTGAAGGATGAGATGGATTTGTACAAGAAGATGATGGACAAGCTGAGACAGAACCGGCATGAGTTCCAGAAGGAGAGAGAGGCAACAcaggaggtgagagagagagagagagagagggagggggggggggggagagagagagagaggggggagagagagagagagagagagagagagagagagagagagagagagagagagagagagagagagaggggaggagagggggggggggggagagagagagagagagagagagagagagaggagagagagagagagagagagagagagagagagagagagagagagagattccgGCTTTAGAATTTTACCTTCGGAATTGTGGCAGAGTGTATTAAAGTTATGGGATGATTCTTTATCGGTTGGTTTGACAGACCCCGATTATCACTAATCTTGAACCAGCTAATGTTATTTAAGGTAAAGtatccaagactagtgctaatcggggtctaaACCAGATGTATTTTTGCAAACATTTGAGGTATTCCTTGTTTTACAGCAGTCTATGTCCCTGTTCTCCTCCCCATGCCCCCCTACACGTTCGGGTACCCCCTTGTCTCCCCCATTTCCCCCCTCGAGGGGTCCGCTTCCCCCCCTCTCAGCTCACTCCGGACCTATCCTCTCCAGCTCATTGAGGACCTGCGAAAGGAGCTGGAGCACCTGCAGCTCTTCAAGCTGGAGACGGAGCGACCCGGCCGGGGCAGGAGCTCCTCCTCCAGCCTGTCCGAATTCAACGCCAAGACCCGCGAGATGGAGCTGGAGCACGAGATCAAGCGCCTCAAGCaggtatgggtttttttttttcacacgaCCGACCTTAGATTGAGTCGTGATCCACCCTGACTCGTCAGCTTtcccaaatggaaataaaatttAATCTTTGTCTGTAGTCAGTGTGCTCTGTTGTTTCTCAGGCAATTGATCAGTTAATTAATTCATGACTACAGGATACACATCAGCTGCAGCATTTAAACTGTGCATGTGACAGTGAGATTGAAGTTGTTGTAGACCAGTCTTGGTTACCTTTTAGCatgttaacaaaaaacacaacgctgtttcaatattaaaacgtctctaaaaaaagataataataactaCAGCATATTCTTACACAGTAATCTACTGCATTATGCTGTTTATTAATTAGAAAAATTACACCTGCTTCCTTACATGAGCTAGCATAGGAAGCTGTGACATTTTCTGTGGAACGTCTAAAAAGCTCATTTTACAACGTTGGAGATTGGCAGTGCGGGATACATGCAGATTGCATTGTGTTAGTTAGGAGTTCTTCAGGAGTCCTTCCTGGCTCTTGTGGGTCTAAGCCCTGTTTATGTCTGGCCCCCTTCCAGTGTCTTGGGGTTCGTTTGGGTGATTGCTGCCTCCagccattcacagcactgtttgGACAGTACCCAGCTACCGGCTGCCAAGAATATCAATttggttcacttttttttttctgactctaTTATTTTAGCTTAGCAGGCAGCAATGAGAAAGCTCTGCGCTCCAAGACAGAGGGCTCCTTTCTTTTCTGTTGCCAGTTTTAGACCGCTTTGTAAACAACACAGTGACAGCACATGGCTCCATGCTTATCAGAGCTGTTCAGAGAACCACAGCTaccattgttttattgaaaggaaGCCAAGTACACCTAAAGTGtatgattagaaaaaaaagttcTGCGAGGAGTGGACCCCCGTCCCGTCCCGATGTGTccctccctccccttctccaAATTAAGTCCCAATTGAGATTGCTTTTAGTGACattcttatattttttatttattattatttattattattattattattattattattataaaggacCCACTGTAAAAACAGACGTTTAACcagttttataacttatttttttattatttattcagaaaTTAATTTCCCAGGATATCCCAGCTGAAATTCAACGTATTCTTTCCAGCGGGGTCCTGCTTCTCCCCAGTTTGctggtaaactttttttatgtgaCATAAAAAAAACCATTAACATACACTATTGAACTAACAAGGATCCACTGCGTTTAAAGTCTGTTCATGTCACTAGCCCATGTGTGTCAAGAATAACAATCAGTTTATAGCTTTGATTAAGAAGAACTCTTTCTTCTTAAAATAACAATCTGTTTCTAGAAACATTTCGCTCCTTGCAGCTCCTGGGAACCTCAATCTTTTCGCTCCGTGAAACAATTAGCTCACaacttgcctttttttctttcctgcAGGAGAACCAGAAACTCAGAGAGCAGAACGATGATCTGAATGGACAGATCCTAAGCCTCAGTCTCTACGAAGCCAAGAACCTCTTTGCAACGCACACAAAAGCCCAGTCTCTGGCCGCTGAGATTGACAACGCATCGAGAGATGAGGTAAACGAATTACAGCCTTTGTGATTAAGTGTGAGGAATGTTGCTCGCCAGCTTGTCCACTGCCAAGCGGTGGCATTCAGGGGAACAACTTCTTCCACAGTGTAGGGCCAATATGCgcttccccccccacccccatgccCATCGAGCATGCTTCAAGCCAGCCCtgcactggagggagcacccttcaTCTTGGgggaggaaggagggagggagcagttcagtcctCAAGCCTTGCACTTTAGGGAGCACCCTTCATCTTAGGGGAtgaaggagggagggagcagttcagtcctCAAGCCTTGCACTTTAGGGAGCACCCTTCATCTTAGGGGATgaaagagggagggagcagttcagtcctTAAGCCCtgcactggagggagcaccctttctcttagggggtgagggatcAGACTCCATGTGTACAACTCCTTGGCCTGTCTTTTTAAGACAAAACAAGTGCAGTGCACttttacagaaaaaagaaaaactctgtTTTTGGTCTAACAGGCatgtttgctttatttctgtttagcATGTACCCAGGTTTAAAATAGATACCTGCAGAACTTTTGCTTAGCGGGGTGCTGTGTTGTGGCAGATGTTTGTGCTTTGATTTATTCCCAGTGTTACAGTCTGTTCCTGTAAACTGCAGGGGCTGTACTTGGCCCACTAGTTACAAGGTGAGTGTGTGATTAACCTCTACAGCTAGCAAGGGAATGGTAAGGagtctgtgtgtgagtgaattGATCTGACCATCCCGCCAGTCAGTCCTGCACTGGAGGGGAGTGACTTGGTGAATTAACACAAAAGTTGGTAGGCAAAACAGTTCTTTTAACTTGATGTCATTAATCAAAACAAAGCACTTCttaaaaacagttcttaaaaACAATCCTTCAGGTTCTGTGAATAGGGCCCCGGTCCCCTGAATTTCCTCATGGTTTTACTGCATTGTTTCTGTTTCCTTGCAGCTCATGGAAGCCCTGAAGGAACAGGAGGAGATAAACTTCCGTCTGAGGCAATACATGGACAAGATCATTCTCGCTATCCTGGATCACAATCCATCCATACTGGAAATCAAGGACTAGGAATGTGTCTGTAAGGGactgagagcgagagagcgagagagagagagagagagagagagagagagagagagagagagagctacacAAAGCAACAACGAACAAACAGCCTCCAAACAACACCACCTGCAGCTGCTGCACCTGCTGTTACTGCTCAGAAAGTCATTTTGTGTTTGCAAGGATGTTTTCAGTACCTGCTGTAGTAATCTGTGAATCACGAAGATGTGTGTAATCTTTCGTGCACTATTTTTCCCCATttttgtgaagaagaaaaaaaaaggctaccGTCATCTTAAAAGAAGCTTTTAGCGATAGTCGTTATAACTGGAAAATACTATTGTAATAACTGGATAAAAAAAAGACTACCTCTGGCAATGAATGTACAGCTTTAGATGAAGCCAGCGCTAAGCCAGTAACTCAGCTTTGTGTCAGTGTTTTAGTGCTTCCACAGTAACAGTCTGTGGTGCCTCATACACCCGGGTTCTACATGTAACTGCTAGATCTTGAACTGTTTTACTGTGAGTGCTGCAAGCAGGTCTCTTGTTCTTGATGTCATGCAGGGGCTGCTGATACGTTAAGAAGGGAGGCTGCTATTAGAGCTTCATCAGAGACTAATTGAAGGGTTTGGGGAAACAGCACGGCTGAGGACTGGGACCCCAAGAGCTGAGCTAGCGACTGTT
This window harbors:
- the LOC121295605 gene encoding rab11 family-interacting protein 4-like isoform X5 yields the protein MTLPQRDSHRESDMDSAIGSTHSSEGSDLCKGEDKEDGLGGLFLHTDKSIPHNPSATSDLSTHSTASLISNEEQFEDYGEGEDVDYTPSSPCPDDETRTNGFSDLGSSVSSSAGQTPRKMRHVYNSDLLDVYCSQCCKKINLLNDLEARLKNLKANSPNRKITSTAFGRQLFHNSNFSSSNGSTEDLFRDSIDSCDNDITEKVSSLEKKVTELENESSLNGDLKGKLKQENTQLVHRVHELEEQIKDQEARAEQVLEEEIKRHREAYVKMEREKSTEIELLNNRVQQLEDENGEMGSSVNRLKSQTEKLDEERQRMTYKLEDTSLRLKDEMDLYKKMMDKLRQNRHEFQKEREATQELIEDLRKELEHLQLFKLETERPGRGRSSSSSLSEFNAKTREMELEHEIKRLKQKLISQDIPAEIQRILSSGVLLLPSLLENQKLREQNDDLNGQILSLSLYEAKNLFATHTKAQSLAAEIDNASRDELMEALKEQEEINFRLRQYMDKIILAILDHNPSILEIKD